CTCCGAACGCGAGATGCGCAGCCGCTACGACATCTACATGGAGCGGTATTGCAAGGACATCAACACCGAGGCGCAGTCGGCGCTGCAGATCGCCCGGACGTTGATCCTGCCGGCCGGTTACCGCTACCAGGGCGAGCTGGTCGACACCGCCAGCAAGCTCAAGACGCTCGGGGCCCCGGTCCACATGGGCACGCTCGAGAAGCTCACCGGGCTGGTCGGGGAGTTCGAGAAGCGGATCGAGGGGTTGGAGAAGGCCCTCGGCCACCACGGAGCCGCCGACCTGCGGGCCGAGGTCAAGCACTTCAACGCCGACGTCATCCCGGCGATGAACGCGCTCCGCGAGATCGCCGACCAGATCGAGACGATCCTCCCCGACGATCTCTGGCCGCTCCCCACCTACCGCGAGCTGTTGTTCATCAAGTGACCACGCCTGCGGGTGCTCCCGGCACGAGCGGCGACGAGACGGAGCTGGCCCGGGCGATCGGCGACGAATGCCGGCGCCTCGGGCTGGCCGTGTCCGACGACGCCGCCCCACGCCTGGCGGCCTACGCGGCGGCGCTGTGGCGGGCCAACCAGCGCCTCAACCTCACCCGTCACACCGACGTCGGCCGGTTCGTCGGCCGTGACGTGGCCGATTCCTGCGCGATCGCCCCCCACCTCGCTCCCGGCGAGCGGGTGCTCGACGTCGGCACCGGCGGCGGCGTCCCCGGGCTGATCCTCGCCACCCTCCGGCCGGATCTGCGCGTCGAGCTTGTCGACAGCGTC
This portion of the Planctomycetota bacterium genome encodes:
- a CDS encoding 16S rRNA (guanine(527)-N(7))-methyltransferase RsmG is translated as MAAPHLPRAVVHQVTTPAGAPGTSGDETELARAIGDECRRLGLAVSDDAAPRLAAYAAALWRANQRLNLTRHTDVGRFVGRDVADSCAIAPHLAPGERVLDVGTGGGVPGLILATLRPDLRVELVDSVAKKARAVAAIVAEAGLGVPVHEGPAQQLVARRARGDRFDTLVVRAVAPLLKLLSWFEPVADSYGRMLLVKGPRWEEEKRDARHRGALRRLTVRRIAAWPLPGSDNSSVLLELRPRAAADYSGSGDS